The DNA region CGCCTGGTCCAGCAGGAGCTCCTTGAGGGCGCTAAGCTTGTCGTCTCCGGTGGTCATCCCATATTCACCCCTATGGCTTCCTGAACGTAGCGGGTCAGGAAGTCCTCCCCCCGCCTGGTACCGTGCCGGTCCGGTATCTCCACCAGCAGGGGTAGCTCCCCGCTCTGCCTGAGCTGCCTCACCTTCTCCGGCGCCGCCTTGGCGGCCAGCTCGGTCACCAGGAGTATCCCCACGTCCCTCATCTCCCGGATCACCCGGTCGATGGCCTCCTCGGTGGCCTCCCGGCCGTGCACCACCACCCCCTCGATGCCCGCCAGCCTCATGGCCACCAGGGAGTCGTGGTTGTCGCTCACCAGGAACGCCCTCATGTCACATCTTGCCCATTATGAGGAGCGATACGATGACCCCG from Thermanaerovibrio acidaminovorans DSM 6589 includes:
- a CDS encoding V-type ATP synthase subunit F — its product is MRAFLVSDNHDSLVAMRLAGIEGVVVHGREATEEAIDRVIREMRDVGILLVTELAAKAAPEKVRQLRQSGELPLLVEIPDRHGTRRGEDFLTRYVQEAIGVNMG